The following coding sequences lie in one Musa acuminata AAA Group cultivar baxijiao chromosome BXJ1-8, Cavendish_Baxijiao_AAA, whole genome shotgun sequence genomic window:
- the LOC103995079 gene encoding uncharacterized protein LOC103995079, which produces MERGAQMEELTSGASGRIIPVFRNIRRSVSSPASLLRVLLFLHSFVLWFLLFLRRGGPFTSKTASAAASAASPRRRTCGGRWSRAAEEEDVRRRRELAEEVVMVPPVEEGDEGGACRWETFVFMGPRRSALFCRLWLPASGDLRAIVVIIHGLNEHSGRYSHFAKQLMACNFGVYAMDWIGHGGSDGLHGYVPSLDYVVEDTGKFLEKIKSEYPGVPCFLFGHSTGGAVVLKAASYPYIEAMVEGIILTSPALRVKPAHPIVGVVAPIVSLVLPKLQFKGANKRGIPVSRDPAALLAKYSDPLVYTGPIRVRTGHEILRISSYLMQNMKHVTVPFLVLHGTADRVTDPMATQDLYNVAASRQKDIKLYEGFLHDLLFEPERNEVGADIIGWMLRRLEQQSL; this is translated from the exons ATGGAGAGGGGAGCGCAGATGGAGGAGCTGACCTCCGGGGCCAGCGGCCGCATCATCCCCGTCTTCAGGAACATACGGCGGTCCGTGTCGTCGCCGGCCTCCCTCCTCCGCGTGCTCCTCTTCCTGCACTCCTTCGTCTTGTGGTTCCTTCTTTTTCTCCGCCGCGGGGGCCCGTTCACTTCGAAGACCGCGTCGGCGGCGGCTTCTGCGGCCTCGCCGCGGCGGCGCACGTGTGGTGGGAGGTGGTCGAGAGCCGCGGAGGAGGAGGACGTGCGCCGGCGGAGGGAACTTGCCGAGGAGGTGGTGATGGTGCCCCCCGTGGAGGAGGGCGACGAGGGTGGTGCGTGCCGCTGGGAGACGTTTGTGTTCATGGGACCAAGAAGAAGCGCGCTTTTCTGCCGCTTGTGGCTGCCTGCCTCGGGGGATCTGAG GGCAATTGTGGTGATAATACATGGTCTGAATGAACACAG tGGAAGATACTCACACTTCGCCAAACAGTTAATGGCATGCAACTTTGGAGTATACGCGATGGACTGGATAG GCCACGGTGGCAGTGATGGATTGCATGGATATGTGCCTTCATTAGATTATGTTGTCGAGGACACA GGAAAATTCCTGGAGAAAATCAAATCAGAATATCCTGGTGTACCTTGTTTCCTTTTTGGCCACTCAACTGGTGGAGCTGTGGTTTTAAAG GCAGCTTCATATCCCTATATTGAGGCTATGGTGGAAGGGATAATACTGACATCCCCAGCACTCCGTGTAAAGCCAGCTCATCCAATAGTTGGG GTCGTGgctccaatagtttcgcttgtgCTCCCAAAGTTGCAATTCAAGGGAGCTAACAAAAGGGGCATTCCTGTGTCGAGGGATCCAGCAGCTCTGTTGGCCAAGTACTCAGATCCATTAGTTTACACTGGGCCGATAAGAGTTAGAACAGGCCATGAGATCCTGCGCATCTCGTCCTACCTTATGCAGAACATGAAGCATGTGACTGTACCTTTCTTAGTCCTGCATGGGACTGCAGACAGAGTCACTGATCCCATGGCAACACAGGATCTGTACAATGTGGCTGCATCGAGGCAGAAGGATATAAAACTCTACGAGGGGTTTTTACATGACCTTCTATTTGAGCCCGAGCGCAATGAAGTTGGTGCAGACATAATCGGTTGGATGCTGAGGAGGTTGGAGCAGCAAAGCTTATGA
- the LOC103995077 gene encoding F-box/LRR-repeat protein 3-like, with product MERLGDDELGLVLTSVVRWRDRKSCARVCRRWRRVEALTRSTLRVLDPHYLPRFLPRFPNLTALEAATPISDADLDLIARSCPDLESLNLNAHRSRIELDEEPQGVEPPDVTDAGLCVISICCRKLKNISLRRRKGVGDVGAIELAKHAKGLSSLDLSWCSKVTDRAVGAFCALNSLMVLCLRGCPLVTDSGLACLANGPLSRSLRVLDVSECDQITDLGVCLLRHIPCLEELSLADCGPMITDVGGIAIASIVGLQSLDLSWLINLSDATLIALARNCRNMVEINVTGCELVTGVGILSYSNHPALKILVLASCYGVSANDVERMMLASPSLRHVGLDKSLRGWMPSSVQEKLSHICRIDWL from the coding sequence ATGGAGAGACTCGGCGACGACGAGTTGGGGCTGGTGCTGACGAGCGTCGTCCGTTGGCGCGACCGCAAGTCCTGCGCCCGCGTCTGCCGGCGGTGGCGCCGCGTCGAGGCCCTCACCCGCTCCACCCTCCGCGTCCTCGACCCCCATTACCTCCCCCGATTCCTTCCCCGCTTCCCCAATCTCACCGCCCTCGAGGCCGCCACGCCCATCTCCGACGCCGACCTCGACCTCATCGCTCGATCCTGCCCTGACCTTGAATCCCTGAACCTCAACGCCCACCGTAGCCGAATCGAGCTCGACGAAGAGCCCCAAGGCGTCGAACCGCCTGACGTCACTGACGCCGGCTTGTGCGTCATCTCCATCTGCTGCCGGAAACTTAAAAACATCTCtttgaggaggaggaagggagtCGGCGACGTGGGTGCCATCGAATTGGCGAAGCACGCCAAGGGTTTATCTTCTCTTGATTTGTCCTGGTGTAGTAAGGTCACGGACCGGGCGGTCGGAGCGTTCTGCGCCTTGAACTCGCTGATGGTCTTGTGCCTCCGGGGCTGCCCCTTGGTCACCGACTCCGGATTGGCTTGTCTGGCCAACGGGCCATTGTCGAGATCCCTGAGAGTGTTGGACGTCTCTGAATGCGATCAGATTACAGACCTCGGTGTTTGCTTGTTGCGGCACATCCCGTGCTTGGAAGAATTGAGTCTTGCAGACTGCGGGCCGATGATTACGGATGTGGGAGGCATCGCCATTGCGTCTATCGTTGGCCTTCAGAGTCTTGATCTTTCGTGGCTAATCAATTTGTCCGATGCCACACTTATTGCGCTGGCTCGGAACTGCAGGAACATGGTTGAGATCAACGTGACGGGTTGTGAATTGGTTACTGGTGTGGGGATTCTTTCCTACTCGAACCACCCGGCACTAAAGATCCTTGTCTTAGCTTCGTGTTATGGTGTCTCTGCCAACGATGTCGAGCGGATGATGCTGGCAAGTCCATCTCTGAGGCATGTCGGGTTGGACAAATCATTGAGGGGTTGGATGCCATCTTCGGTACAGGAGAAGCTGTCTCATATCTGCAGGATAGATTGGCTTTGA
- the LOC103995078 gene encoding homeobox-leucine zipper protein ATHB-15 isoform X2, with protein sequence MIPVTSCKEGKMGIDQGKYVRYTPEQVEALERLYHECPKPSSLRRQQLIRECPILSNIEPKQIKVWFQNRRCREKQRKESAQLQTVNRKLTAMNKLLMEENDRLQKQVSQLVYENGYFRQQTQNTALATTDTSCESVVTNGQHHLTPQHPPRDASPAGIISIAEETLSEFLSKATGTAVEWVQMPGMKPGPDSIGIIAISHGCTGVAARACGLVGLEPTKVAEILKDRVSWFHECRSVDVINVLPTANNGTIELLYMQVYAPTTLAPARDFWLVRYTSVLEDRSLVVCERSLTSMLGGPSMPLVQPFVRAEMMPSGYLIRPCEGGGSVIHIVHHLDLEPWSVPEVLRPLYESSIVLAQKTTLAALRHLRQIAHEISHPSISGWGRQPAALRALSQRLSRGFNEAVNGFADDGWSMVTTDGIDDVTVFVNSSTSKMMGLNLGIINGFASTSSSVLCAKASMLLQNISPPMLLKFLREHRSEWADRNIDAYSAAAVKATPWALPVSRAGCYGGQFLEVIKLENFGHNQETLMPQDLYLLQLCNGVDGNAFGTCSELIFAPIDASFADEAPLLPSGFRVIPLDFKMDPTSPNRTLDLASVLEVGPTGSRASNDYSGNCGSTKSVMTIAFQFAFESHLQENVASMARQYIRNIIASVQRLALALSPSCLGSHVDLRIPPGNPEAVTLAHRICHSYRAHSGVELVKPSTDGNDSLLKMLWHHSDAIVCYSMKTIPVFTFANQAGLDMLETTLVALQDITLEKIFVDEGRKTLCTEFPHIIQQGFVCFQAGLCISSMGRPVSYDRAVAWKVLDDEDNVHCICSMFVNWSFV encoded by the exons ATGATACCTGTGACTTCTTGCAAGGAGGGGAAGATGGGGATCGATCAGGGGAAGTATGTCCGGTACACTCCGGAGCAGGTAGAGGCTCTCGAGAGACTATACCATGAATGTCCCAAGCCGAGTTCACTTCGGCGGCAGCAGCTCATTAGGGAGTGCCCCATCCTCTCCAACATTGAGCCGAAGCAGATTAAAGTTTGGTTTCAGAACAGGAG GTGCCGAGAGAAACAGCGAAAGGAATCTGCACAGCTTCAGACCGTCAACAGGAAGCTGACAGCAATGAATAAGCTTTTGATGGAAGAAAACGATCGGTTACAGAAGCAGGTCTCTCAGTTGGTATACGAGAATGGCTACTTCCGTCAACAGACGCAAAAT ACTGCATTAGCGACAACAGATACAAGCTGTGAATCAGTGGTGACGAATGGTCAGCACCATTTGACACCTCAGCACCCGCCAAGGGATGCTAGCCCTGCTGG AATTATATCCATCGCAGAGGAAACTTTATCAGAGTTTCTATCAAAGGCTACCGGAACTGCTGTTGAGTGGGTCCAAATGCCTGGGATGAAG CCTGGTCCGGATTCCATAGGAATCATTGCTATCTCACATGGTTGCACTGGTGTAGCAGCACGAGCTTGTGGCCTGGTAGGCCTTGAGCCTACAAAG GTTGCAGAAATCCTGAAGGATCGGGTATCGTGGTTTCATGAATGTCGATCTGTGGATGTCATTAACGTACTGCCAACTGCAAATAATGGAACCATTGAGCTGTTGTACATGCAG GTCTATGCACCAACAACATTGGCACCTGCTCGTGACTTCTGGTTGGTGAGATATACATCAGTTCTTGAAGACAGAAGTCTCGTT GTCTGTGAAAGATCTCTCACTAGCATGCTAGGCGGCCCAAGCATGCCCCTGGTGCAACCTTTCGTCAGGGCAGAAATGATGCCTAGTGGCTACTTGATAAGACCATGTGAAGGTGGTGGGTCTGTTATTCACATTGTTCATCATTTGGATTTGGAG CCATGGAGTGTGCCTGAAGTTCTAAGGCCACTGTATGAATCATCTATTGTGCTTGCTCAGAAGACAACACTGGCG GCTTTACGCCATCTAAGGCAGATCGCACATGAAATTTCTCATCCTTCCATCTCTGGATGGGGCAGACAACCTGCAGCTCTAAGAGCTCTTAGTCAGAGGTTGAGCAG GGGTTTCAATGAAGCTGTTAATGGGTTTGCAGATGACGGGTGGTCTATGGTCACTACTGATGGCATTGATGATGTTACTGTTTTTGTAAACTCATCTACTAGCAAAATGATGGGTTTAAATCTTGGTATTATAAATGGATTTGCATCAACAAGCAGTTCTGTTCTCTGTGCAAAGGCATCCATGCTTTTACAG AATATATCTCCACCAATGCTCCTAAAGTTTCTTCGGGAGCATCGATCAGAATGGGCAGACAGAAATATTGATGCCTACTCTGCTGCAGCTGTCAAGGCCACTCCCTGGGCTTTACCTGTATCTCGCGCTGGATGCTACGGTGGCCAG TTCTTAGAGGTAATTAAGTTGGAAAACTTTGGCCATAATCAGGAAACACTCATGCCCCAAGATCTGTACCTGTTGCAG CTCTGCAATGGAGTAGATGGGAATGCTTTTGGTACCTGTTCTGAGCTTATATTTGCCCCAATAGATGCATCTTTTGCTGATGAAGCTCCATTATTGCCTTCTGGTTTTCGTGTTATTCCTCTTGACTTTAAGATG GATCCTACCAGTCCCAATCGCACCTTGGACCTTGCTTCTGTTCTTGAGGTTGGACCAACAGGCAGTCGAGCATCTAATGATTATTCAGGCAATTGTGGCAGCACCAAATCTGTAATGACTATAGCATTTCAGTTTGCTTTTGAGAGTCACCTCCAAGAGAATGTGGCGTCCATGGCTCGACAATACATTCGCAACATCATAGCCTCTGTCCAGAGGCTTGCCTTAGCTCTCTCACCTTCATGCCTTGGTTCTCATGTTGACCTCCGGATACCACCAGGAAATCCCGAAGCCGTCACACTTGCTCATCGGATTTGTCACAGCTACAG GGCTCATTCAGGAGTAGAACTTGTAAAACCATCTACTGATGGTAATGACTCTCTTTTGAAGATGCTATGGCATCATTCAGATGCAATCGTTTGCTATTCTATGAAG ACTATTCCAGTTTTCACGTTTGCCAACCAGGCTGGTCTTGACATGCTAGAGACTACACTGGTTGCTTTGCAGGATATCACCTTGGAGAAGATTTTTGTTGACGAAGGAAGGAAGACCCTTTGCACAGAATTCCCTCATATAATTCAACAG GGTTTTGTTTGCTTCCAAGCTGGCCTGTGCATATCTAGCATGGGTAGGCCTGTTTCCTATGACAGAGCAGTCGCATGGAAAGTGCTCGATGACGAAGACAATGTCCACTGCATATGCTCCATGTTTGTAAACTGGTCCTTTGTTTGA
- the LOC103995078 gene encoding homeobox-leucine zipper protein ATHB-15 isoform X1: MIPVTSCKEGKMGIDQGKYVRYTPEQVEALERLYHECPKPSSLRRQQLIRECPILSNIEPKQIKVWFQNRRCREKQRKESAQLQTVNRKLTAMNKLLMEENDRLQKQVSQLVYENGYFRQQTQNTALATTDTSCESVVTNGQHHLTPQHPPRDASPAGIISIAEETLSEFLSKATGTAVEWVQMPGMKPGPDSIGIIAISHGCTGVAARACGLVGLEPTKVAEILKDRVSWFHECRSVDVINVLPTANNGTIELLYMQVYAPTTLAPARDFWLVRYTSVLEDRSLVVCERSLTSMLGGPSMPLVQPFVRAEMMPSGYLIRPCEGGGSVIHIVHHLDLEPWSVPEVLRPLYESSIVLAQKTTLAALRHLRQIAHEISHPSISGWGRQPAALRALSQRLSRGFNEAVNGFADDGWSMVTTDGIDDVTVFVNSSTSKMMGLNLGIINGFASTSSSVLCAKASMLLQNISPPMLLKFLREHRSEWADRNIDAYSAAAVKATPWALPVSRAGCYGGQVILPLAHTLDHEDFLEVIKLENFGHNQETLMPQDLYLLQLCNGVDGNAFGTCSELIFAPIDASFADEAPLLPSGFRVIPLDFKMDPTSPNRTLDLASVLEVGPTGSRASNDYSGNCGSTKSVMTIAFQFAFESHLQENVASMARQYIRNIIASVQRLALALSPSCLGSHVDLRIPPGNPEAVTLAHRICHSYRAHSGVELVKPSTDGNDSLLKMLWHHSDAIVCYSMKTIPVFTFANQAGLDMLETTLVALQDITLEKIFVDEGRKTLCTEFPHIIQQGFVCFQAGLCISSMGRPVSYDRAVAWKVLDDEDNVHCICSMFVNWSFV, encoded by the exons ATGATACCTGTGACTTCTTGCAAGGAGGGGAAGATGGGGATCGATCAGGGGAAGTATGTCCGGTACACTCCGGAGCAGGTAGAGGCTCTCGAGAGACTATACCATGAATGTCCCAAGCCGAGTTCACTTCGGCGGCAGCAGCTCATTAGGGAGTGCCCCATCCTCTCCAACATTGAGCCGAAGCAGATTAAAGTTTGGTTTCAGAACAGGAG GTGCCGAGAGAAACAGCGAAAGGAATCTGCACAGCTTCAGACCGTCAACAGGAAGCTGACAGCAATGAATAAGCTTTTGATGGAAGAAAACGATCGGTTACAGAAGCAGGTCTCTCAGTTGGTATACGAGAATGGCTACTTCCGTCAACAGACGCAAAAT ACTGCATTAGCGACAACAGATACAAGCTGTGAATCAGTGGTGACGAATGGTCAGCACCATTTGACACCTCAGCACCCGCCAAGGGATGCTAGCCCTGCTGG AATTATATCCATCGCAGAGGAAACTTTATCAGAGTTTCTATCAAAGGCTACCGGAACTGCTGTTGAGTGGGTCCAAATGCCTGGGATGAAG CCTGGTCCGGATTCCATAGGAATCATTGCTATCTCACATGGTTGCACTGGTGTAGCAGCACGAGCTTGTGGCCTGGTAGGCCTTGAGCCTACAAAG GTTGCAGAAATCCTGAAGGATCGGGTATCGTGGTTTCATGAATGTCGATCTGTGGATGTCATTAACGTACTGCCAACTGCAAATAATGGAACCATTGAGCTGTTGTACATGCAG GTCTATGCACCAACAACATTGGCACCTGCTCGTGACTTCTGGTTGGTGAGATATACATCAGTTCTTGAAGACAGAAGTCTCGTT GTCTGTGAAAGATCTCTCACTAGCATGCTAGGCGGCCCAAGCATGCCCCTGGTGCAACCTTTCGTCAGGGCAGAAATGATGCCTAGTGGCTACTTGATAAGACCATGTGAAGGTGGTGGGTCTGTTATTCACATTGTTCATCATTTGGATTTGGAG CCATGGAGTGTGCCTGAAGTTCTAAGGCCACTGTATGAATCATCTATTGTGCTTGCTCAGAAGACAACACTGGCG GCTTTACGCCATCTAAGGCAGATCGCACATGAAATTTCTCATCCTTCCATCTCTGGATGGGGCAGACAACCTGCAGCTCTAAGAGCTCTTAGTCAGAGGTTGAGCAG GGGTTTCAATGAAGCTGTTAATGGGTTTGCAGATGACGGGTGGTCTATGGTCACTACTGATGGCATTGATGATGTTACTGTTTTTGTAAACTCATCTACTAGCAAAATGATGGGTTTAAATCTTGGTATTATAAATGGATTTGCATCAACAAGCAGTTCTGTTCTCTGTGCAAAGGCATCCATGCTTTTACAG AATATATCTCCACCAATGCTCCTAAAGTTTCTTCGGGAGCATCGATCAGAATGGGCAGACAGAAATATTGATGCCTACTCTGCTGCAGCTGTCAAGGCCACTCCCTGGGCTTTACCTGTATCTCGCGCTGGATGCTACGGTGGCCAGGTCATACTACCTTTGGCTCACACACTTGATCATGAAGAT TTCTTAGAGGTAATTAAGTTGGAAAACTTTGGCCATAATCAGGAAACACTCATGCCCCAAGATCTGTACCTGTTGCAG CTCTGCAATGGAGTAGATGGGAATGCTTTTGGTACCTGTTCTGAGCTTATATTTGCCCCAATAGATGCATCTTTTGCTGATGAAGCTCCATTATTGCCTTCTGGTTTTCGTGTTATTCCTCTTGACTTTAAGATG GATCCTACCAGTCCCAATCGCACCTTGGACCTTGCTTCTGTTCTTGAGGTTGGACCAACAGGCAGTCGAGCATCTAATGATTATTCAGGCAATTGTGGCAGCACCAAATCTGTAATGACTATAGCATTTCAGTTTGCTTTTGAGAGTCACCTCCAAGAGAATGTGGCGTCCATGGCTCGACAATACATTCGCAACATCATAGCCTCTGTCCAGAGGCTTGCCTTAGCTCTCTCACCTTCATGCCTTGGTTCTCATGTTGACCTCCGGATACCACCAGGAAATCCCGAAGCCGTCACACTTGCTCATCGGATTTGTCACAGCTACAG GGCTCATTCAGGAGTAGAACTTGTAAAACCATCTACTGATGGTAATGACTCTCTTTTGAAGATGCTATGGCATCATTCAGATGCAATCGTTTGCTATTCTATGAAG ACTATTCCAGTTTTCACGTTTGCCAACCAGGCTGGTCTTGACATGCTAGAGACTACACTGGTTGCTTTGCAGGATATCACCTTGGAGAAGATTTTTGTTGACGAAGGAAGGAAGACCCTTTGCACAGAATTCCCTCATATAATTCAACAG GGTTTTGTTTGCTTCCAAGCTGGCCTGTGCATATCTAGCATGGGTAGGCCTGTTTCCTATGACAGAGCAGTCGCATGGAAAGTGCTCGATGACGAAGACAATGTCCACTGCATATGCTCCATGTTTGTAAACTGGTCCTTTGTTTGA
- the LOC135587902 gene encoding uncharacterized protein LOC135587902: MGSDSDLPTMKDAAEILKNFGVPYEVTIVSAHRTPERLYSFASSAKERGIQIIIAGAGGASHLPGMVAPLSPLPVIGVPIRASSLDGIDSPLSIVQSQLGMPQMQLY, encoded by the exons ATGGGTTCTGATTCAGATCTTCCTACAATGAAAGATGCTGCCGAGATCTTAAAAAATTTTGGTGTGCCATATGAG GTAACAATTGTTTCAGCTCACCGCACACCTGAGAGGTTGTACTCTTTTGCATCATCTGCGAAAGAAAGAGGTATTCAGATCATAATAGCTGGTGCTGGTGGTGCATCACATCTACCAG GGATGGTGGCTCCACTGAGTCCACTACCTGTCATTGGAGTCCCGATAAGAGCCTCATCACTCGATGGAATTGATTCCCCGTTATCCATCGTGCAG TCGCAATTGGGAATGCCGCAAATGCAGCTTTATTAG